Proteins from a genomic interval of Orbaceae bacterium lpD02:
- the nfo gene encoding deoxyribonuclease IV — protein MKYIGAHVSASGGVDNAPLNAHQIGATAFALFTKNQRQWQAKPLETATIDKFKLNCEKYGYSSKQILPHDSYLINLGHPEREQLEKSRAAFLDEMLRCEQLGLTLLNFHPGSDLRQISVDECLARIAESINITLDKSQNVVAVIENTAGQGSNLGYKFEHLAQIINQVEDKSRVGVCIDTCHAFAAGYDLRTRKACDETFREFDKIVGFNYLRGMHLNDAKSELASHVDRHNSLGKGNIGKTAFEYIMQDPRIDEIPLILETIDPDIWVDEINWLKSLA, from the coding sequence ATGAAATATATTGGTGCTCACGTTAGCGCATCGGGCGGAGTGGATAATGCCCCACTTAATGCCCATCAAATCGGAGCGACAGCGTTTGCTTTATTCACTAAAAACCAACGGCAATGGCAGGCTAAACCACTTGAAACGGCGACGATTGATAAGTTTAAGTTAAACTGTGAAAAATACGGTTATAGTAGTAAGCAAATCCTACCGCATGATAGTTATTTAATCAATTTAGGCCATCCAGAGCGTGAACAATTGGAAAAATCACGCGCAGCATTTTTAGATGAAATGCTGCGCTGTGAGCAGCTTGGTTTAACGCTATTAAATTTTCACCCTGGTAGTGATTTAAGGCAAATATCTGTCGATGAATGCCTTGCTCGCATTGCAGAGTCGATTAATATCACGCTCGATAAAAGTCAAAACGTGGTTGCCGTAATTGAAAATACCGCAGGGCAAGGGTCAAACCTTGGCTATAAATTTGAGCATCTAGCGCAAATTATTAACCAAGTTGAAGATAAATCACGCGTAGGGGTTTGTATTGATACTTGCCATGCCTTTGCCGCCGGTTATGATTTACGCACACGCAAAGCGTGCGATGAAACCTTCCGTGAATTTGATAAAATAGTCGGCTTTAACTACTTACGCGGTATGCATTTAAATGATGCTAAAAGCGAACTTGCTAGCCATGTAGATCGGCATAACAGCCTTGGTAAAGGCAATATCGGTAAAACGGCATTTGAATATATTATGCAAGATCCTCGTATTGATGAAATTCCGCTAATTTTAGAAACTATCGATCCTGATATTTGGGTAGATGAAATTAATTGGTTAAAATCGCTAGCTTAA
- the yejK gene encoding nucleoid-associated protein YejK: MSLQIEQIILHQLIRKSESEIEVVLRDSVLENHQVVTDLVADINRVYSNKAKAYGLFHENSLFETSVKELKLGNQDFLNFSQQSVKQLRNELAKYPFAEGGAVIFCLYRYLAVEYLLIAVLNSCHSMLVNDKLEINQTQYLDIDHADIIARIDITEWQTEPDSKRYLTFLKGRVGRKVSDFFMDYLGASEGLNAKNQNKNLVQAVDDYCQEIQLDKQEKKAVREQVYGYCKGQLEAGEEIKLSNLAKELPASDDNDFTSFVAGQNYDLDEEFPVDRSTLRQLKKFSGSGGGLTINFDSDLLGERIRWDAQTDTLVIKGLPPNLRDQLQRNNQ; this comes from the coding sequence ATGAGTTTACAAATCGAACAAATTATACTTCACCAACTAATTAGAAAGAGTGAGAGCGAAATCGAAGTTGTACTACGCGATTCCGTGCTTGAAAACCATCAAGTTGTGACTGATTTAGTCGCCGATATTAATCGAGTTTACAGCAATAAAGCCAAAGCTTATGGTCTATTTCATGAAAATAGCTTATTTGAAACATCGGTTAAAGAACTCAAATTAGGCAATCAAGATTTTTTAAATTTTAGCCAGCAATCAGTAAAACAGTTACGTAATGAACTGGCTAAATATCCTTTTGCTGAAGGTGGAGCGGTAATATTTTGTCTTTACCGTTATTTAGCCGTCGAATATTTATTGATCGCAGTACTAAACAGCTGTCATAGCATGTTAGTTAATGACAAACTTGAAATCAATCAAACACAATACCTTGACATAGACCATGCTGACATTATTGCGCGAATTGATATTACTGAGTGGCAAACTGAGCCTGATTCTAAGCGTTATTTAACCTTTTTAAAAGGACGTGTTGGGCGTAAAGTGTCAGACTTCTTTATGGATTATTTAGGCGCGAGTGAAGGCTTAAATGCAAAAAATCAAAATAAAAATTTAGTGCAAGCGGTTGATGATTATTGCCAAGAGATTCAACTTGATAAGCAAGAGAAAAAAGCAGTTCGCGAACAAGTTTATGGCTATTGCAAGGGGCAACTAGAAGCAGGTGAAGAGATAAAATTATCGAACCTAGCGAAAGAGCTACCAGCATCAGATGATAATGATTTTACTTCTTTTGTTGCTGGCCAAAACTACGATCTTGATGAGGAATTTCCGGTTGATCGTTCAACATTAAGGCAATTAAAAAAATTCTCAGGAAGTGGCGGTGGGCTGACAATTAATTTTGATTCTGACCTCTTAGGCGAGCGTATAAGATGGGATGCACAAACTGATACGCTGGTTATCAAAGGATTACCGCCTAATTTACGGGATCAGCTGCAGCGCAATAATCAATAA
- a CDS encoding MATE family efflux transporter translates to MATNYKDFTDKKISSLFWQYALPAIIGTTVNTLYNIIDGIFIGHWIGREALSAAGLILPVMIIAAAIGLLVGVGSASRISIFLGQKAQDKAERIIGSSFVLTLVLSGITLSILLIFIDPLLYLVGASEVTHNYAKQFLQIFLPGSLFLTLSFNYANMMRACGYPLKAMLIILSTVIANIILAPIFIKVFDWGMRGAALATTLAMMLSFILVMIHFTSKKSQVRLRLKNLRLDKESIIGILSIGMSPFAMQVATSVVVIFINWQLNHYAPLSHISGDDAIAAFSNANRLITFFVMIVIGINQGMQPIIGYNYGAQNYARVKETFFYAIKVATIVTGVGFLLAMFIPNLLVSAFTAEQDMINLSSTALRYITLLFILIGFQMVATSFFQCIGMAKISIILSLSRQVLILLPTLYILPQFLGLDGVWLAPPVSDLLASVFAYLMLHWYFNSIKNRHGHVLTDPKQKIND, encoded by the coding sequence ATGGCAACCAACTATAAAGATTTTACCGATAAAAAAATTAGTTCATTATTTTGGCAATATGCTTTACCTGCGATTATCGGCACGACCGTAAATACCCTTTACAATATTATTGATGGCATTTTCATTGGCCATTGGATTGGTCGTGAAGCGTTAAGTGCCGCAGGGTTAATCCTGCCGGTAATGATTATCGCGGCCGCAATTGGTTTATTAGTTGGCGTAGGCTCTGCAAGTCGAATTTCAATCTTTTTAGGTCAAAAAGCACAAGATAAAGCCGAACGAATTATCGGCTCATCATTTGTTTTAACCTTAGTATTAAGTGGGATCACACTTAGCATTTTGCTGATATTTATTGATCCACTACTTTATCTGGTTGGTGCAAGCGAAGTAACGCATAACTATGCTAAACAGTTTTTGCAGATATTTTTACCGGGTAGCCTATTTTTAACGCTATCGTTCAATTATGCCAATATGATGAGAGCGTGTGGTTATCCGCTTAAAGCAATGCTGATCATCTTATCGACGGTAATTGCCAACATTATTCTGGCGCCTATTTTTATTAAAGTATTTGATTGGGGTATGCGCGGGGCCGCGCTTGCGACAACGCTTGCCATGATGCTTAGTTTTATTTTGGTAATGATCCATTTTACTAGCAAGAAAAGTCAGGTTAGGCTGCGTTTAAAAAACCTGCGCCTTGATAAAGAATCAATTATCGGTATTTTATCGATCGGTATGTCCCCTTTTGCGATGCAAGTTGCTACGTCTGTTGTGGTGATATTTATTAACTGGCAACTTAATCATTACGCACCATTGAGCCATATTAGTGGCGATGATGCTATTGCTGCATTTTCTAATGCTAATCGATTAATTACATTTTTTGTTATGATTGTCATTGGTATTAATCAAGGAATGCAACCGATCATTGGTTATAACTATGGTGCGCAAAATTACGCGCGCGTTAAAGAGACATTTTTTTATGCAATTAAAGTTGCAACGATCGTAACCGGGGTTGGTTTCTTATTAGCAATGTTTATCCCTAATTTATTAGTGAGCGCGTTTACTGCAGAACAAGACATGATTAACTTATCATCAACCGCATTGCGTTATATCACGCTATTGTTTATTCTGATTGGCTTTCAAATGGTCGCAACAAGTTTCTTCCAGTGCATCGGTATGGCAAAAATATCAATTATCTTAAGTTTATCAAGACAAGTACTCATATTACTACCAACACTGTATATTTTGCCGCAATTTTTGGGTTTAGACGGAGTTTGGCTAGCGCCACCAGTATCTGATTTACTTGCCAGCGTGTTCGCTTATTTGATGCTTCACTGGTATTTCAACTCAATCAAAAATCGCCATGGACATGTTCTAACCGATCCCAAGCAGAAAATTAACGACTAA